A single region of the Salvia miltiorrhiza cultivar Shanhuang (shh) chromosome 8, IMPLAD_Smil_shh, whole genome shotgun sequence genome encodes:
- the LOC131001341 gene encoding UDP-glycosyltransferase 75C1-like isoform X1 — protein sequence MAEQHILLVTFPAQGHINPSLQFAKHLAKHGVKVTILTSTYATARMSHTLSPSFQPLIDVVSFSSTTDWSTEDATKLMQQLSDFGTKAVEDAVAAKRAQGTPYTRIVYNLLVPWAGRAARRLAVPVTLLWIQPAVLFGVYFHYHNRNFDPCSDEVIELPGLPRLRRCDLPSFFLETNPSVYNFAIPMLTENFEILDQEDHATVVLNTFDKLEADALRYLNKYRLLAIGPLIPSAFLDARDPSDTSFGGDLIQKSEDYMQYLECAERESVIYVAFGSYSELPRLQMEAVAEALMRSRRPFLWVIRGSDGDDRTLSCREDLEKKGKIVAWCTQVEVLSHPSVGCFVTHCGWNSTLESLASGVPVVALPQWTDQSTNAKLVEDLWRSGVRAVKAGNGEIVEADEIQRCLEMVMDGGDASVEMRKQAKNWRDLAREAMAEGGTSQVNLKIFVDQIVGARHSSV from the coding sequence atggcggagcagcACATCCTACTAGTTACCTTCCCGGCTCAGGGCCACATCAACCCATCTCTCCAGTTCGCTAAACACCTCGCCAAACACGGCGTTAAGGTCACCATCCTCACCAGCACCTACGCCACCGCCCGCATGTCCCACACTCTCTCTCCATCCTTCCAACCCCTAATCGACGTCGTTTCCTTCTCCTCCACCACCGACTGGTCCACAGAAGACGCCACCAAACTCATGCAACAGCTCTCCGACTTCGGCACCAAGGCCGTGGAAGACGCCGTCGCCGCCAAGCGCGCCCAGGGCACCCCTTACACGCGGATTGTTTACAATCTCCTCGTGCCCTGGGCCGGCCGCGCGGCTCGCCGCCTCGCCGTCCCCGTCACGCTGCTCTGGATCCAACCAGCGGTCCTCTTCGGCGTCTATTTTCATTATCATAATAGGAATTTCGATCCTTGTTCCGATGAGGTGATCGAGCTACCGGGGCTGCCGCGCCTCCGCCGCTGCGATCTGCCGTCTTTCTTTCTGGAGACTAATCCGAGCGTGTACAATTTCGCGATTCCGATGCTGACTGAGAATTTTGAGATACTGGACCAAGAGGATCACGCGACGGTGGTGTTGAACACGTTCGACAAGTTGGAGGCCGATGCTTTGAGATATTTGAACAAGTATAGATTGCTGGCGATCGGGCCGCTGATTCCTTCTGCGTTTTTGGACGCAAGGGATCCGTCCGACACTAGTTTTGGAGGTGATTTGATTCAGAAATCGGAAGATTACATGCAGTATTTGGAGTGTGCGGAGAGGGAATCGGTAATCTACGTGGCTTTCGGGAGCTATTCTGAGCTGCCGAGGTTGCAGATGGAGGCCGTCGCGGAGGCGCTGATGAGAAGCCGCCGCCCCTTCCTGTGGGTGATCAGAGGTTCCGACGGCGACGACCGAACTCTGAGCTGCAGAGAGGATCTTGAGAAGAAAGGGAAAATCGTGGCGTGGTGCACTCAGGTTGAGGTTCTCTCCCACCCAAGCGTGGGGTGTTTCGTGACGCACTGTGGATGGAACTCGACTCTCGAGAGTCTGGCGTCCGGGGTGCCGGTGGTGGCGCTGCCGCAGTGGACTGATCAGAGCACCAACGCCAAGCTGGTGGAGGATTTGTGGAGGAGTGGAGTCAGAGCAGTGAAGGCGGGAAACGGAGAGATTGTGGAGGCGGATGAAATCCAGAGGTGCTTGGAGATGGTGATGGACGGTGGAGATGCGAGCGTGGAGATGAGGAAGCAGGCAAAGAATTGGAGGGATTTGGCGAGGGAAGCCATGGCCGAGGGTGGGACTTCTCAAGTGAATCTCAAGATATTCGTCGACCAAATTGTCGGCGCCCGTCACTCATCGGTTTAA
- the LOC131001341 gene encoding prolyl 4-hydroxylase 1-like isoform X3, whose protein sequence is MAASSMRFIFIILTFVTVGMIFGALLQLAFIRRLEESSGAKSSLTRIQHLNGGISYWDDKEASVLRLGYVKPEVVSWSPRIVVFHNFLSDEECDYLRAISKPRLEVSTVVDARTGKGIKSKVRTSSGMFLTAEERKFPMIQAIEKRISVYAQVPVENGERIQKHRYEKNQFYRPHHDYFSDTFNLKYGGQRVGTVLMYLSDNVEGGETYFPKAGSGECSCGGKMAKGLCVKPIKGDAVLFWSMGLDGKSDPNSLHGGCEVLSGEKWSATKWMRQSATV, encoded by the exons ATGGCTGCTTCTTCGATGAGATTCATCTTCATTATCCTTACGTTCGTAACTGTTGGAATGATTTTCG GAGCTTTGCTTCAGTTGGCATTTATTAGAAGGTTGGAGGAGTCATCTG GGGCCAAGTCTTCTTTGACAAGAATTCAGCATCTGAATGGAG GTATTTCTTATTGGGATGACAAAGAAGCTTCAGTTTTGCGTCTTGGATAT GTAAAACCTGAAGTTGTCAGCTGGTCACCACGTATTGTTGTGTTTCATAACTTCTTAAGTGATGAG GAGTGTGATTACCTCAGAGCCATTTCCAAACCTCGTCTAGAGGTTTCTACTGTAGTGGACGCAAGAACTGGAAAG GGTATAAAGAGTAAAGTTAGGACAAGTTCTGGAATGTTTCTAACTGCTGAAGAAAGGAAGTTTCCAATGATACAG GCAATTGAGAAACGGATTTCTGTGTATGCTCAAGTACCAGTAGAAAATGGGGAACGTATACAG AAGCACAGGTATGAAAAGAATCAGTTTTACAGACCACACCATGACTACTTCTCTGATACG TTTAATTTAAAGTACGGTGGTCAAAGAGTGGGAACCGTACTCATGTATCTAAGTGACAATGTCGAGGGGGGAGAAACATACTTCCCAAAG GCTGGATCTGGCGAATGTAGCTGCGGGGGGAAAATGGCCAAAGGATTGTGTGTGAAGCCGATTAAAGGAGATGCTGTACTTTTCTGGAGCATG GGTCTTGATGGAAAATCAGATCCAAACAGCTTACATGGTGGATGTGAAGTACTATCAGGAGAGAAGTGGTCAGCCACAAAATGGATGAGACAAAGCGCTACTGTCTAA
- the LOC131001341 gene encoding prolyl 4-hydroxylase 1-like isoform X2, which produces MAASSMRFIFIILTFVTVGMIFGALLQLAFIRRLEESSGAKSSLTRIQHLNGGISYWDDKEASVLRLGYVKPEVVSWSPRIVVFHNFLSDEECDYLRAISKPRLEVSTVVDARTGKGIKSKVRTSSGMFLTAEERKFPMIQAIEKRISVYAQVPVENGERIQVLRYEKNQFYRPHHDYFSDTFNLKYGGQRVGTVLMYLSDNVEGGETYFPKAGSGECSCGGKMAKGLCVKPIKGDAVLFWSMGLDGKSDPNSLHGGCEVLSGEKWSATKWMRQSATV; this is translated from the exons ATGGCTGCTTCTTCGATGAGATTCATCTTCATTATCCTTACGTTCGTAACTGTTGGAATGATTTTCG GAGCTTTGCTTCAGTTGGCATTTATTAGAAGGTTGGAGGAGTCATCTG GGGCCAAGTCTTCTTTGACAAGAATTCAGCATCTGAATGGAG GTATTTCTTATTGGGATGACAAAGAAGCTTCAGTTTTGCGTCTTGGATAT GTAAAACCTGAAGTTGTCAGCTGGTCACCACGTATTGTTGTGTTTCATAACTTCTTAAGTGATGAG GAGTGTGATTACCTCAGAGCCATTTCCAAACCTCGTCTAGAGGTTTCTACTGTAGTGGACGCAAGAACTGGAAAG GGTATAAAGAGTAAAGTTAGGACAAGTTCTGGAATGTTTCTAACTGCTGAAGAAAGGAAGTTTCCAATGATACAG GCAATTGAGAAACGGATTTCTGTGTATGCTCAAGTACCAGTAGAAAATGGGGAACGTATACAGGTATTGAG GTATGAAAAGAATCAGTTTTACAGACCACACCATGACTACTTCTCTGATACG TTTAATTTAAAGTACGGTGGTCAAAGAGTGGGAACCGTACTCATGTATCTAAGTGACAATGTCGAGGGGGGAGAAACATACTTCCCAAAG GCTGGATCTGGCGAATGTAGCTGCGGGGGGAAAATGGCCAAAGGATTGTGTGTGAAGCCGATTAAAGGAGATGCTGTACTTTTCTGGAGCATG GGTCTTGATGGAAAATCAGATCCAAACAGCTTACATGGTGGATGTGAAGTACTATCAGGAGAGAAGTGGTCAGCCACAAAATGGATGAGACAAAGCGCTACTGTCTAA
- the LOC131001342 gene encoding uncharacterized protein LOC131001342 isoform X2 yields the protein MGTGTTGSVAAAKKRQKQRPQLRPKKSIAKTKTKDKKKKSSKDNTKRNLKKKGSESETAVVKVERILVERPSISQQLSFLIDQYQSANGVQLSSLELDSLKETCIVEQGQDTAQNNTGNLVEDLKVAFGSSWKKVLCEKHLQEGQVDPGSPALLVISLSALRSLELLRELRSLTGDCHAAKLFSKHMKIEEQVSTLKNRVNIASGTPSRIKKLIDMEALGLSRLSVIVLDMNTDVKGYSLFTLPQVRLRHMKSFSYGVLGELT from the exons ATGGGCACTGGTACCACCGGCTCCGTCGCCGCCGCAAAAAAGCGCCAAAAGCAGCGGCCGCAGTTGCGGCCTAAGAAATCTATTGCCAAAACCAAAACTAAGGACAAGAAGAAAAAGTCGAGTAAAGATAACACTAAAAGAAATCTAAAGAAGAAGGGTTCTGAATCTGAAACCGCCGTGGTAAAGGTTGAAAGAATTCTCGTTGAACGGCCAAGCATCTCTCAGCAGTTGAGTTTTCTAATCGACCAGTATCAATCCGCCAACGGCGTTCAGCTTTCCTCCCTTGAACTCGATTCCCTCAAAG AAACATGCATTGTTGAGCAAGGCCAGGACACAGCTCAAAATAATACTGGCAACTTGGTTGAGGATTTGAAAGTTGCTTTTGGATCATCATGGAAAAAAGTGCTCTGTGAAAAACATCTTCAAGAAGGGCAAGTTGATCCCGGGAGTCCTGCACTTCTTGTTATAAGTTTGTCTGCACTGAGATCACTGGAACTTCTCAG GGAATTACGATCTTTGACAGGAGACTGCCATGCTGCAAAGCTGTTCTCTAAGCATATGAAGATTGAGGAACAG GTATCTACACTAAAGAATCGTGTCAATATTGCAAGTGGAACACCAAGCAG GattaagaaattaattgatATGGAAGCACTGGGGCTGTCTCGTTTATCCGTAATTGTGCTTGACATGAACACAGATGTCAAGGGCTATTCCTTATTCACTCTTCCGCAAGTCAG ACTACGGCACATGAAATCCTTCTCATACGGGGTCCTGGGGGAGTTAACATGA
- the LOC131001342 gene encoding uncharacterized protein LOC131001342 isoform X1 yields MGTGTTGSVAAAKKRQKQRPQLRPKKSIAKTKTKDKKKKSSKDNTKRNLKKKGSESETAVVKVERILVERPSISQQLSFLIDQYQSANGVQLSSLELDSLKETCIVEQGQDTAQNNTGNLVEDLKVAFGSSWKKVLCEKHLQEGQVDPGSPALLVISLSALRSLELLRELRSLTGDCHAAKLFSKHMKIEEQVSTLKNRVNIASGTPSRIKKLIDMEALGLSRLSVIVLDMNTDVKGYSLFTLPQVRDEFWDLYRSYFHQPLVEGRLRLCLYGPILLNSGAKKRKQPKGA; encoded by the exons ATGGGCACTGGTACCACCGGCTCCGTCGCCGCCGCAAAAAAGCGCCAAAAGCAGCGGCCGCAGTTGCGGCCTAAGAAATCTATTGCCAAAACCAAAACTAAGGACAAGAAGAAAAAGTCGAGTAAAGATAACACTAAAAGAAATCTAAAGAAGAAGGGTTCTGAATCTGAAACCGCCGTGGTAAAGGTTGAAAGAATTCTCGTTGAACGGCCAAGCATCTCTCAGCAGTTGAGTTTTCTAATCGACCAGTATCAATCCGCCAACGGCGTTCAGCTTTCCTCCCTTGAACTCGATTCCCTCAAAG AAACATGCATTGTTGAGCAAGGCCAGGACACAGCTCAAAATAATACTGGCAACTTGGTTGAGGATTTGAAAGTTGCTTTTGGATCATCATGGAAAAAAGTGCTCTGTGAAAAACATCTTCAAGAAGGGCAAGTTGATCCCGGGAGTCCTGCACTTCTTGTTATAAGTTTGTCTGCACTGAGATCACTGGAACTTCTCAG GGAATTACGATCTTTGACAGGAGACTGCCATGCTGCAAAGCTGTTCTCTAAGCATATGAAGATTGAGGAACAG GTATCTACACTAAAGAATCGTGTCAATATTGCAAGTGGAACACCAAGCAG GattaagaaattaattgatATGGAAGCACTGGGGCTGTCTCGTTTATCCGTAATTGTGCTTGACATGAACACAGATGTCAAGGGCTATTCCTTATTCACTCTTCCGCAAGTCAG AGACGAGTTTTGGGACCTGTACAGAAGCTACTTCCATCAACCACTGGTAGAAGGGAGGCTCCGGTTATGTTTGTATGGTCCAATACTCCTGAATTCGGGGGCAAAGAAGAGAAAGCAGCCTAAGGGTGCCTAA
- the LOC131001364 gene encoding pirin-like protein, with amino-acid sequence MISATKLVLLNLTKHKPNNINTPKRQIYSHFLRNIMSLTAQSTAFQHPRLVAKKLLAKPQSEGEGAVVRRSIGRPEFKSLDPFLLLDEFSVSPPAGFPDHPHRGFETVTYVLQGGITHQDFAGHKGTIHAGEVQWMTAGRGIVHSEMPAGEGTHTGLQLWINLSSNDKMIEPRYQELLRDDIPNAEEDGVEVRVIAGESMGVHSPVYTRTPTMYLDFTLQHNSQHHQRIPESWNAFAYIIEGEGVFGIPNSPPVSAHHILVLGPGEGLSVWNKSAKPLRFILVGGEPLNEPVVQHGPFVMNTQAEIEKTIEDYYYGNNGFEMARNWRSK; translated from the exons ATGATCTCTGCAACCAAACTAGTGTTGTTGAATCTCACAAAACACAAACCCAACAACATCAATACACCAAAACGCCAaatttattctcattttctGAGAAATATAATGTCTCTAACCGCTCAATCCACGGCCTTCCAACACCCCAGATTGGTAGCCAAGAAACTCTTGGCCAAGCCCCAGAGCGAGGGAGAAGGTGCAGTTGTCAGAAGAAGCATCGGAAG GCCCGAGTTCAAGTCCCTGGATCCTTTCCTCTTGCTGGATGAATTTTCTG TTTCACCGCCTGCTGGATTCCCTGATCATCCCCACCGCG GGTTTGAGACTGTTACATACGTGTTACAG GGAGGCATCACACATCAAGATTTTGCTGGTCACAAGGGTACAATACATGCCGGTGAAGTGCAG TGGATGACTGCAGGGAGGGGTATAGTCCACTCAGAAATGCCTGCAGGAGAAGGTACTCACACAGGCCTGCAACTGTGGATCAATCTCTCTTCCAATGATAAGAT GATTGAGCCTAGATATCAAGAATTGCTGAGAGATGACATCCCAAATGCAGAGGAAGACGGTGTTGAAGTTCGAGTGATTGCAGGGGAGTCGATGGGCGTTCACTCCCCGGTTTACACGCGAACCCCAACAATGTACCTCGATTTCACCCTACAACACAACTCTCAGCATCATCAGAGGATCCCAGAGTCATGGAACGCATTTGCATACATTATTGAAGGGGAAGGGGTGTTTGGGATACCTAACTCGCCTCCCGTGTCAGCTCACCATATCTTGGTTTTGGGGCCGGGCGAGGGGCTAAGCGTATGGAACAAGTCGGCCAAGCCACTGAGGTTCATCTTGGTGGGTGGTGAGCCACTCAATGAGCCAGTGGTTCAGCATGGCCCCTTTGTCATGAACACACAAGCCGAAATCGAGAAAACCATTGAGGACTACTACTATGGCAACAATGGCTTTGAGATGGCAAGAAACTGGAGGTCTAAATGA
- the LOC131001343 gene encoding uncharacterized protein LOC131001343, with protein sequence MVRKIVGKKAPFSKSKRHKKTPSLPSKKSKMSKQQVEEPATVEEHTTTAAGSPSTATMDEQIVEEQPPMEERRFKWVRPELQGYQARTNLYVRVEVLTRIRQKLHSMGMEERLLDGTFGHLAQMRRSSSANNALSEFIARELHDVSFPAFEQRYFVGGHEIRFTARDYALVTGLRFGPCKFDPTKDDYIIPDSLHMRHFQGGKVRVKMLEHEFNTGLLRDPADYLKAAYIIILYQILICRGDTLWIEDWVWALVEDEDAWASFPWGSYSFSILCHQMSVVAKHPNQIQSTRRTYHIFGPVWAFQIWMYEVLPKLGKLCGKRDSDTSIPRFLHWDTHAAPSVDFSEFFDRQLAITPMVPTPMEEAQEFFLSVVRGDHMKVVFQPSKRHAAKKLLVDEDIEEVEEDEPPKKRKRGQHKSKEDEPPKKTKRGHQPESSAAAEKRQRRHSPEPAQPSTTCCLHGLPCQHADIDEEAHFERLARRISPHMLLDDSEKGWISRLAHKLLDIFRQEADESPSVSATPSSVSRGGPIANRPLVESEVYQSQQNEQQVAGDVLVETIEEQVEEQVEEPQPQQVEEPQPQQVEEHVEEQAENEPSTPSVHFDEDSPESDEDMLPPDLGPRVSRPSAALRSPYESGVSTRAPGTPASLKRLYKEFRSKPADAKVVVRSTGHDFDNATFADIEDISVEFTGKIIDCYLIYMRERVKKKCGIFPSVNEKLTKIVGCEFYTILKSEFEKLHGPKPTGVGHGVKSLYGFWKPPKGLVADVGEWKHAKQLIIICNVGGCHWVVLRVRLHEWIAELYDSLAYKYDTEAGVSLSHRELELKPITRLLPRLLRLSHYWKHHDSKLEELYEILLKLMPASDQFCQTDSTSCGPFCTMILDRLVTSTEHHRGSIDEQYLSQYRLRVGRRIFSVTM encoded by the exons ATGGTTCGTAAAATAGTCGGAAAAAAAGCCCCCTTCTCAAAATCGAAGAGGCATAAAAAAACCCCTTCTTTGCCTTCGAAAAAATCAAAAATGTCTAAGCAACAAGTTGAAGAACCTGCGACGGTGGAAGAGCACACCACTACCGCTGCCGGGAGTCCATCAACGGCGACGATGGACGAGCAAATCGTTGAAGAACAACCTCCAATGGAAGAA CGCCGATTTAAATGGGTGAGGCCCGAATTGCAAGGATATCAAGCGCGCACAAATCTTTATGTGCGTGTTGAGGTGCTAACCCGGATTCGACAAAAGCTTCATAGCATGGGTATGGAAGAAAGGTTACTCGATGGAACATTTGGACATTTAGCCCAAATGAGGCGCTCGAGCAGCGCCAATAATGCCCTGTCCGAGTTCATTGCTCGAGAATTGCATGATGTTAGCTTCCCAGCGTTCGAGCAGCGCTATTTTGTTGGTGGGCATGAGATTAGGTTCACAGCCCGGGATTATGCCTTAGTCACGGGGCTTAGGTTCGGTCCGTGCAAATTCGACCCAACAAAGGATGATTATATCATCCCCGACAGCCTGCACATGCGTCATTTTCAGGGCGGGAAAGTGAGGGTTAAGATGTTGGAACATGAGTTCAATACGGGATTATTGAGGGATCCGGCTGATTACTTGAAGGCTGCCTATATAATTATCCTATACCAAATCTTGATTTGTCGTGGGGATACCTTATGGATAGAGGACTGGGTGTGGGCCTTAGTAGAGGACGAGGATGCATGGGCGAGTTTTCCGTGGGGATCCTACAGTTTTTCCATTTTATGCCATCAAATGAGTGTGGTGGCAAAACATCCAAACCAAATCCAGAGTACGCGAAGGACATATCATATCTTCGGCCCTGTGTGGGCATTTCAGATATGGATGTACGAGGTCCTCCCTAAATTGGGAAAATTGTGTGGGAAGCGTGATAGCGACACGAGCATTCCTCGCTTCTTGCACTGGGACACGCATGCTGCCCCTTCTGTTGATTTTTCTGAGTTTTTCGATCGTCAG CTGGCGATTACGCCTATGGTACCTACTCCTATGGAGGAAGCCCAGGAGTTCTTTCTCAGTGTTGTGAGAGGGGATCATATGAAGGTGGTTTTCCAGCCTTCGAAAAGGCATGCCGCCAAGAAACTGCTAGTAGATGAAGATATTGAGGAGGTCGAAGAAGATGAGCCACCTAAGAAGAGGAAAAGAGGGCAGCACAAGTCCAAAGAAGATGAGCCACCTAAGAAGACGAAAAGAGGGCATCAGCCTGAGTCAAGTGCAGCGGCCGAGAAGCGACAGCGGAGACATTCTCCAGAGCCCGCACAACCATCTACTACTTGCTGCTTGCATGGATTACCATGCCAGCATGCAGATATTGACGAGGAGGCTCACTTTGAGCGCTTGGCTCGAAGAATATCTCCTCATATGCTGCTGGATGACTCTGAGAAGGGTTGGATAAGCCGTTTAGCGCATAAATTGCTTGATATTTTTAGGCAAGAAGCGGATGAGTCACCCTCTGTCAGTGCGACTCCATCATCAGTGAGTCGTGGCGGTCCAATTGCAAATAGGCCTCTTGTCGAGTCTGAGGTATACCAGAGCCAGCAGAATGAGCAACAGGTGGCGGGTGATGTTTTAGTGGAGACGATAGAAGAGCAGGTGGAGGAGCAAGTGGAGGAGCCGCAGCCGCAGCAGGTGGAGGAGCCACAGCCGCAGCAGGTGGAGGAGCACGTGGAGGAGCAGGCCGAGAACGAGCCGAGTACGCCGTCAGTTCATTTTGATGAGGATTCCCCTGAGTCGGATGAAGACATGCTTCCCCCTGATTTGGGTCCACGAGTGTCACGTCCCTCTGCGGCCTTGAGGAGCCCGTATGAGTCGGGTGTTAGTACTCGTGCTCCTGGTACCCCTGCTAGCCTGAAAAGGCTATACAAAGAATTTAGATCGAAGCCGGCTGATGCAAAAGTGGTAGTCAGATCTACTGGGCATGACTTTGACAATGCCACTTTTGCGGACATCGAGGATATCTCTGTTGAGTTCACCGGGAAG ATAATTGATTGCTATTTGATttacatgagagagagagtgaagaaGAAATGTGGCATATTTCCATCGGTGAACGAAAAGTTGACAAAAATTGTTGGATGTGAATTCTAT ACGATATTGAAAAGTGAGTTTGAAAAACTCCACGGACCAAAGCCGACTGGAGTAGGCCATGGGGTGAAAAGCCTCTACGGTTTTTGGAAGCCACCGAAGGGATTGGTGGCAGACGTCGGGGAATGGAAGCATGCGAAGCAG CTTATTATCATATGTAATGTCGGCGGCTGTCATTGGGTCGTCCTTCGTGTACGATTGCACGAATGGATTGCTGAGTTGTACGACTCTTTGGCATACAAGTATGATACTGAGGCCGGGGTTTCATTATCCCATCGTGAGTTGGAATTGAAGCCTATTACTCGTCTTCTTCCCCGACTCTTGAGGCTGTCTCACTACTGGAAGCATCACGATTCGAAGCTGGAGGAACTGTATGAGATTCTACTGAAATTGATGCCTGCGTCGGATCAATTTTGTCAGACGGACTCAACGAGTTGCGGCCCCTTCTGCACCATGATACTCGATCGTCTCGTGACGAGTACAGAGCATCACCGAGGGTCTATCGACGAGCAGTACCTGTCCCAGTATAGACTTCGCGTTGGTCGTCGGATCTTTTCTGTTACTATGTGA
- the LOC130998113 gene encoding uncharacterized protein LOC130998113, which yields MFLALGQSIHAFKHHLRPVIVVDGTHLKGKNKGVLFVAVTKDGNEGVFPLAIGLGPIENDESWTYFFSMLRMSLGDPPDDLLIVSDQHMSIQSAIESIYPNVSHGLCYYHIQKNLARFGRHVAQIYKNAAYSYRHEVFNVNFTALEAHNPEGAYKRLTDIGVQRWARSKCPVRRYGFMTSNAAESMNARLLWARRLLVCAMLEVYRSIVEQWFEQRRATALARDHEITEEAFRKLSLSVELGRRYKVWGTTTHVFKVESDNRTTFVDLQSLTCDCREFDLDMIPCRHACAAIRHANLNVYDFVGRYFKQHALLQTYAARVEPVPQPDMWDVPTSVTGYIIRPPVIKRQSGRPKDSRAQSHLEKSSTTPRQFCGRCQGRGHNRKSCTASIPSEAIDLNNSLDPEPRKRQEKKCSICKSTDHTKRRCPEKEKDPVVEDCVSPD from the exons ATGTTTTTAGCTCTTGGACAGTCTATTCACGCCTTTAAACATCATTTGAGGCCTGTCATTGTAGTGGATGGAACCCACCTTAAAGGAAAGAACAAAGGGGTTCTATTCGTCGCAGTTACCAAAGATGGGAACGAAGGGGTCTTTCCTCTTGCAATTGGTCTTGGTCCTATCGAGAATGACGAATCATGGACATATTTTTTCTCGATGTTGCGTATGAGCCTAGGAGATCCGCCGGATGACTTACTGATCGTGTCTGATCAACACATGAGCATCCAGAGTGCCATTGAGTCCATATACCCTAATGTTTCTCACGGGTTGTGCTATTATCATATACAAAAGAACTTGGCGCGATTTGGCCGTCACGTAGCTCAAATATACAAAAATGCAGCGTACAGTTATCGACATGAAGTATTTAACGTCAATTTCACTGCTTTGGAAGCCCACAACCCGGAGGGTGCTTACAAAAGGCTGACGGATATTGGGGTTCAAAG GTGGGCAAGATCTAAGTGCCCGGTACGGCGCTACGGTTTTATGACGTCCAATGCAGCCGAAAGTATGAATGCTCGATTGTTATGGGCGAGACGTTTGCTGGTTTGCGCTATGTTGGAAGTGTATCGCTCAATTGTAGAACAATGGTTTGAACAGCGACGCGCAACAGCTTTAGCGAGAGACCACGAGATAACAGAGGAGGCTTTCAGAAAACTCTCTTTGTCTGTAGAATTGGGTCGTCGGTATAAAGTTTGGGGAACAACGACACATGTTTTTAAAGTCGAATCAGATAACAGGACAACCTTTGTCGATCTACAAAGCTTGACATGCGATTGTCGTGAGTTTGATTTGGACATGATACCTTGTCGTCACGCTTGTGCAGCTATACG gcATGCCAACCTCAACGTCTATGACTTTGTAGGACGTTATTTCAAACAACATGCTTTATTACAAACTTATGCAGCTCGGGTAGAGCCAGTTCCACAACCTGACATGTGGGATGTGCCGACTTCAGTAACTGGCTACATTATTCGACCACCGGTCATTAAGCGACAATCTGGAAGACCGAAAGACAGCAGAGCTCAATCACATCTTGAGAAATCGTCTACCACACCTCGACAATTTTGCGGTAGGTGTCAAGGACGTGGGCACAATAGGAAATCATGCACTGCATCCATTCCTAGCGAGGCCATAGATTTGAACAACTCGTTGGACCCTGAACCACGGAAGAGACAAGAAAAGAAGTGCAGTATATGTAAGAGTACAGATCATACGAAGAGAAGATGCCCGGAGAAAGAAAAAGACCCGGTTGTTGAAGACTGTGTAAGTCCCGAttaa